In Flavobacteriales bacterium, the genomic window TCTTTACACCCAAAAAGCACCTCTTCGGCACCCTCACGGATACATTTTACTTTAACCTGGTAGCCTTATGGGCACTTACGCTGTTCCTTTACATCACCCTCTATTATGAGTGGCTGAGAAGGCTGGTGCAATTTTTTGAAGGATTCCGCATGGGCCAGCGAAGCCCGGTTTTGCCGAAGACGACAAGGACATCCGTTGCAGGCACTTCTGCGAATCCTGAGACCGAAGCTGGAAAACATGAATAATTTCTTACTTTCACTGTCCGGTCAAAACGTGAACGTTATGATGAGAAGAATAATAATGTGCTGTTGCGTGGTATATCTGGCAGGATGTTCCGGTGGGGACGACGGACAGGTGACGGCCCAGCTGGATTCCCTTATTCAAAACATGGATATAGACACCAGCACTATTTCCAATGATGTGGTGGATGATATCGTAAAGACGGTGCCTTCTCCCCTGGTGATGTCGTCATTTCTGGAATCCACCGGCGCCCAGTTCAGTCAGACTTTACTGCATGATCTGGACATGTCGGATGATTATGCTTCCGCATTTGAAATGGCCAGCAATCTTGGTGTATATGGTGCGGATCTGGGATACATCAATGTATACAAGAAGAACCACATCGCGGTGGAATACCTGAATGTGATAAAAAGACTGGCCGACGGTCTGAAAGTAGGTCAGTTCTTCGATTTCAAGACAATGAAACGCATGACCTCCAATCAGGACAACCTGGACTCGCTGATCAACATTACCACCAGGGGATTTGAGGATATGGACTCCTACCTGAAGGATAAAAACCGTGGTGTGATAAGCGCACTGATTCTTTACGGCGGCTGGACGGAAGCTTTGTACATTGCCACACAAGTCATTTCTTCCATGCCCGATCCACCGGAAGACCTGATGGACCGGATCGGTGAGCAGAAAATGGTATTGGATAACCTTGAAGCATTGTTGTCCGTATATAAACAGCAACCCTATTTCCAGGAGTTGCTGACCAAGATGGCTCCCATGAAGGAGGCATTCGCAGGCGTGGAAATTAGTGTAGAAGAAGCAGAATCAACATTAGAAGAAATTGATGGGGTCCTTACCGTGGTCGATCACAGTAAGAGCAATGTGGCTATCACACCGAACCAGTTTAACGGTATTACAGTGGCCATAAAAAATATCAGAACCCATTTAACAAAGCAAGCGCCATGAAGAAAGCCCTGATCATTTTGTTATGCGGACTTGCAGCAATCGTATTATTACCGTCAAGTACCAACGGTACATGTGATTCAAAAAAGCTGAACCAGCAGTGTGCTGCTTTGATGGACAATTTCTCACTGGTCAAATTCTTCAATATTACGGATGCGGATGTCAAGAAGGAATATGCCTACATGTTCAATAAAAGCACCACTTACCTGATTAATATTTGTGACGAGAACAGTGGGGATGCGCGTATGATCGTGAATATTTACCGGGGAAAACAGCTGATCGCAAGCAGCTTTAGTCAGAAGAGCAAGAAGCACTATTCAAAGATCGCCTTCCCCTGCACAGCCACCGGAATTTACCACATCAAATTCTCATTTGATTACGGTGCCGCTACTTGTGGTGTGGTTTCGCTGGGATTCAAGAACAGGTAGTCAGGCGGAAAGGGCAGAAAGGAATTCGCCCTGAAACATTCATTCAAGTATATATCTCAACCCGATACCTGCCTGGAGCAATGGCTTACCCGGGTTTTCCCATAACTCCACATAACCTGTCACATCCACAAATACATTAAGCGGTACTCCGGCAAATGTATAATCAATGCCCGCCACGAGATCCACGCCCATGTCTTTCTCAACCGCTGTTGCATTCCAAACTTCCTGTTTGTTTTGTTTGGCAACAACATCATAATATGACACGTCGTATTCGTACCAGATTGAGAAAAACCTCATTTGTCCGCCACCACCGTAATACCATTGTAACCAGGTTCCGAGTTCACGGTAGCGGAGGTAATGCAATTGCAGACTGTAGCCGTAATTTTTTTGGGAGTCCCGGTAGGTATAATCATTAAAGCCCCGCCATCTCTCAAAGTTCTTTTCATAATAGTGATAGAGTCCGGCAAAGGAGGCAAGGCCGGCGCTGAACTCGAAGGCATGATCCGTACGCTTGTCAATGACCGTAAGGCCAAATGGATCACCTGCCCTTATGCCTATTGCATATTGGGCTTGGATCGGATCGATGGATTTATTCTGGGCCACAGCTATAGTGGTACTCATACCTAATAAAAGGCATGCAAGGGCAAAGGACTTTCTCATGGTTTATCTACACTCTGTTCAGGAGCAGGCAATTTACAGAATCACATCAAGAAGTCCAAAGCTGTTGGACGTGATCCTGTTCCCCTGTTGGTTCAACTGTCCCGAATTGGGACAGTTACAAGATTCTCCATAAAACGTAATCAACTGAATTAAAAACAGTTAATATAAATTATCCGTTATGGAATGGAGCTTGCCTTAAGGAATGGCATGAGGTCACCCTTACATAAGCAACCGTCCGCACCCGTCTTCGTCGTCACGAACAACGAGTTCATTCTTTCCTGTGTAAAGAAACTGATCGCTTCCATCCGTGGATTTACTTTCGGTGGAAGCGCGGTTGCCCTGGATGACCTTTACCAGCAGCTGGAGTCCAGAGAAACGGGCATTGTCATATTGGATGACCGACTTCTGACAGCACATCAGGAAATGAAATTACAGGAACGAAATCAGGAGGGACGGATTCCCGCCATCCTGCTGCTGTCTTCAGAACCAAATAAAGCACACTCCAGTTACCTGGCCCATTCCGGAATTTCAGCGGTTCTTAATAAATCAGAACTTTTTGAGAAACTGGAAGAGGCGCTGGGGCAAGTGAGAAAGTCAAATCATCCACATAAATCCGCCGACAAAATCAGCCTGGATCTCCCTCCTCAATAGCTTTCGAGTGGTTGGCGTGCCGAGCAAGGCAGGAATGTTCTCAGGAGCATTCCTGCTTAGCTTGCTTTACCATGACAATGTTTGTATTTCTTTCCGCTACCGCAGGGACATGCATCATTTCTTCCAACTTTTTTCTCTACCCTGACCGGTTCTGCCTTCGGGGGCGCCTCAACCGCAGCCTCCGCTACTGCTGACTGTCCATGTGACGGCATTCCCTGAGACTGCAACCCTTCAGGGCGACTTTCCTTCAGGTTAACTTCTGTCTGTCTTGGTGGCGGTGGTGCCTGGGCCATGGCGGTATCCTGAACGGGCAGGTTGCCCTGAAACAGGAAGGAGACCACATCACGGTTGACGCGGTCCAGCATTTGTTTGAATAATTCAAATGATTCGAGTTTGTAGATCAACAGGGGATCTTTCTGTTCGTACACTGCATTCTGTACGGATGATTTCAGGTCATCCATTTCACGCAGATGCTCTTTCCACTCCTCATCGATCAACCCAAGTACCGTTCCTTTTTCAAATGCACGAATCAGTGTTTTACCTGAAGATTCATAAGCTTCTTTCAGATTGCAAACGATCTGTAAGGTCTTTATGCCATCGCTGAATGGCACCACGATATTTTCATACTTATCTCCGTTATTCTCGAACACATCCTTGATCACCGGGAATGCTTTTTGGGCAAGCACGGTGGACTTTTCTTCATATCGTCCCCAAACATTCTCATACAATTCCGAAGCCAGTTCATCAGGCTTGCTCTGCAGGAATTTTTCTTCACTCCAATCTACTTCGGCGAAGAGTACCCTTAAAAGTTCCAGCTTAAAGCCTTCAACATCCCTATATCCCTGGTATTCATCAATGAGGCTTAAGCAAACATCATTGACCATATTGGAAATATCTACGGACAGCCGCTCCCCGAAAAGGGCATGGTGTCTTCTTTTGTAAACCACTTCACGTTGTGAGTTCATCACATCGTCATATTCAAGCAGTCTTTTCCTGATCCCGAAATTATTCTCCTCTACTTTTCTCTGCGCTCTTTCAATGGATTTGGTGATCATGGAATGCTGAATAACTTCTCCTTCTTCCAGCCCTAGACGATCCATCATTTTTGCAATGCGTTCCGAACCAAAAAGCCGCATCAGGTTGTCTTCCAGAGACACGAAAAATTGTGATGATCCCGGATCACCCTGTCTGCCGGAACGACCGCGAAGCTGCCTGTCCACCCTTCGTGAGTCATGGCGTTCTGTCGCCACAATGGCCAATCCACCGGCATCCTTCACACCGGGTCCCAGTTTGATATCCGTACCACGACCTGCCATATTGGTGGCAATGGTTACATGCCCGGCCAAACCGGCTTGCAAAACCACTTCGGCTTCCTTCTGGTGAAGCTTGGCATTCAGCACGCTGTGTGTAATGTTTCTGATCTTCAGCATGCGGCTTAACAATTCCGATATCTCAACGGATGTGGTACCAACAAGTACCGGACGACCCGCCTTGGTCAGCTCTTCCACCTCTTCGATGACCGCATTGTACTTTTCACGTTTGGTCTTGTAAACCTTATCCTGCATGTCCTTTCGCTGGATCGGGCGGTTGGTGGGGATCACCACAACATCCAGCTTGTATATCTCCCAGAATTCACCAGCTTCCGTCTCCGCGGTTCCGGTCATACCGGCCAGCTTGTCATACATTCTGAAATAATTCTGCAGGGTAATGGTGGCATAGGTTTGCGTGGCGGCTTCAACCTTCACATTTTCCTTGGCTTCGATGGCCTGGTGTAATCCGTCAGAATATCGACGTCCTTCCATGATCCGGCCTGTCTGCTCATCCACGATCTTCACCTTTCCATCCATGATGACATACTCCACATCTTTCTCGAAAAGGGTATATGCCTTCAGCAACTGGTTGAGGGTGTGAATACGTTCGCTTTTCACGGTGAAGTCCCTCATCAGCTCCCCTTTTTTCTCTGCCCTGGCCTGATCCGGAAGAGAAGCCTTCTCCAGTTCGGCAATCTCTGAACCCACATCCGGCATGATAAAGAAGTTGGAATCCTCACCCGAGGCTGTGATCAGGTCAATTCCTTTTTCGGTAAGCTCAATGGTGTTGTGTTTTTCGTCGATCACAAAAAACAATTCCTGATCCACCTTGTGCATTTCCTTGCCCTGATCCTGCATGTAGAAATTTTCGGTGCTGACCAGGGTTGATTTGACGCCGGGTTCACTCAGGTACTTGATAAGGGCTTTATTCTTTGGCAGTCCGCGATGGCATCGCAGCAGGGCCATGCCGCCTTCTTTCTCATTCTCCTTGCCTCCGGCCTGCAGTAATTTCTTAGCATCGGCAAGGGCAGTGTTGATGTAGGCACGTTGTGCACTCACCAACTTTTCCACACGCGGTTTAAGGTCATGGAACTCATGTTTGTCCGCTTTAGGAATCGGGCCTGAAATGATCAGGGGTGTTCGGGCATCATCCACAAGAACGCTATCGACCTCATCCACGATGGCGAAGGCATGATCCCTTTGTACCAGGTCACCGGGCGAATGTGCCATGTTGTCCCGCAGATAATCGAAACCGAATTCATTGTTTGTTCCGTAGGTCACATCTGCGCGGTAAGCTTTTTTACGTTCTTCCGAATTGGGCCTGTGCTTATCGATACAGTCCACCTTCAGACCATGAAACTCAAACAGGACACCCATCCATTCGGCATCCCGTTTGGCAAGGTAATCGTTCACCGTCACCAGGTGTACACCATTTCCGGTAAGTGCATTCAGATAAACGGGCAATGTAGCCACCAGTGTTTTACCTTCACCGGTTGCCATTTCCGCGATCTTACCCTGATGCAGAACAATGCCGCCTATGAGCTGAACATCGTAGTGAAGCATATCCCAGGTAACCTCGTTCCCGGCAGCAATCCACTTGTTGGCATACACTGCTTTGGAGTCTTTGATCTCCACACTGGATCTGGCAGCAGCCAGGTCGCGGTCCATGTCCGTAGCGGTAACTTCAATGAAGGGATTTTCCTTAAACCGTCGTGCTGTTTCTTTGATCACCGCAAAAGCTTCCGGAAGAAGCGCATCCAGTTCTTCACGGGTTTGCACCTTGATTTTTTCCTTGAGGCTGTCAATATCATCGTATCGCTTTTCCCTTTCTTCCACCGACAGTGTTTCGGGGCCGTTTAATGCCTTTTGATGTTCTTCTATGCCTTCCCTCATGGGGCGGGTGGCTTCACTCAGGCGTTGTCTGAACTCCACGGTCTTGGCACGGAGTTCGTCGTGACTGATACCCTGGAGCGTACCATACACTTCATTGATTTTTTTCACCAGGGGTTCAACTTCCCGAATATCCCGGTCAGATTTATTTCCGAGAATGCCCTTTAAAATATTACTAACGCTTCCTAACATGATTTCCTTGAACTAAGTCTACTAAGGTCTTGCAAAGTAAAGCAATTTAGCTTCAAAATGCGGACCATATGACACAATCGGGTATTGTGTCAGTCCGGGCCGGACCTAAGGGCAGGATAATAAAAAAAAGGGCTGTCTATATGACAGCCCTTCTGAATGCTTGTTCGGCCTATGCCTAGTATTCATCTTCATTAAAGAAAAAGTCTTCTTTGGATGGATAGTCAGGCCAGATTTCTTCGATGCTTTCGTAAATCTCCCCTTCATCTTCGATCTCCTGAAGATTTTCTATTACCTCCAACGGTGCGCCGGACCTCATGCCATAATCAATCAGCTCGTCCTTCGTAGCCGGCCACGGAGCATCTTCCAGGTATGAAGCAAGTTCTAGTGTCCAGTACATTTCTTTCTTCTTTTTTTGTATTCAAAATTGCTTAACGCAAAAACACGCAAATGGTTAGCCCGGAATTAAAATAAATCCGGGCCGGCAAATGTAAAAATTTCTATGAATGATGGAAGTCATTTTACGACGATTTTGCTAACATCGGCCTAAGCCTTTGTAAACCAATGGAATTAAATAGACGGGGATTAATCAGTCTTGTTGCATTCTCGGTTTCCAGGGAATCTCATCCACCTGCAATTTTCTGGTCCAGTCCCTGCTCAATACAAACAAGTAGTCGGACAACCGGTTAAGGTAGGCCAGGATCACTTCCTTATGAGAGAACTCTTCGGTAATGGCCACGGTGGCGCGTTCGGCCCTTCTGCAAACACAGCGGGCCAGATGACACCATGAAACAGAAACATGTCCTCCCGGCAAAACAAACGACTTCATAGGTTCCAGTTCGGCTTCCATGTTGTCGATCTCCTTTTCGAGTACCTCCACATCGACCAGGTTGACACCCGGGAGGTGTAGATTTTTTTTTGAAAGATCCGTTGCCATATGTGAACCGATGGTGAACAGTCTGTCCTGAATTTCCAGCAGGATGGCCTTCTGATCCGTGGCCACGTCCTGATCCCGCAGCATACCCATCATGGAATTCAGTTCATCCACCGTACCGTATGCTTCGATCCGATCATGTGACTTCGGAAGGCGGCTTCCACCGAACAGGCTGGTCATGCCTGTGTCCCCTTTTTTGGTGTATATCTTCATGCGATATGCTTGCGTTCACTTACCTTTCTGATGTTCGAATTTTGTTGATCCGTTTCGATCAGACCATCACGCAAACGAATGATGCGATGTGCATGTTCAGCAATGTCTTCTTCGTGGGTCACAAGTATGACCGTATTGCCTTTGCTATGGATCTCTTCAAATAAACCCATGATCTCAATGGACGTTTTTGTGTCCAGGTTTCCGGTGGGTTCATCCGCCAAAATGATGGATGGCCTGTTGACCAAGGCCCGTGCCACAGCCACTCTTTGTCTCTGACCTCCGGAGAGCTCATTGGGTTTATGATTGGCCCGATCGCTCAAGCCAACGTCCGCCAATACTTCGGTCACTCTCCGGATGCGCTCCTCTTTCTCAACACCGGCATAGACCAGGGGCAAGGCCACATTCTCCAGGGTGGTATAGCGTGGCAACAGGTTGAACGTCTGGAATACAAACCCGATCTCCTTATTGCGGATCTCCGCCAGATGGTTATCTGAAAGGCGGCTGACATCGGTGCCGTTGAGTATGTAAGATCCTGAAGTAGGTGTATCCAAACAGCCAAGAATGTTCATCAGGGTAGATTTCCCGGATCCCGAAGGCCCCATGAGGGCGACATAATCATTTCGGTAAATGTCCACAGAGACCGATTGCAATGCCTTGACAAGCTCGCTTCCCAACACATAATGTCGTGCAATCTGACGAAGAGCAATGATGGTTTCCATAATCTTTTCTACAGGCATTTTTCAGGCCTGAACAGTCAAAGTTAATAAAAGATGGCGGTCCGGATACGGTCAATACCTCAACACAAAATGTTCCTTGGTTTGCTCTTTTCTGAAGAACAATATACCCATGTGAAACAGATCGAGTGAAACGGTCACCCGACTATCTTCCCTCAGCTCGTTCCATGCCGCCTCCATCCCGGGGGACCAGTGTATGTCATGAAAGACCAATACCGAATGTTCCTGAACATGCGGCATACATGCTTCAAAGTATTTCATCGTTGGCTCGTAACGATGGTTACCATCTATAAAAGCCAGACCCAATCCGGAAATTTCAGCGAGTGCATCGGGTAATGTCTCCGAGAATTCACCGATACCTATTTTGGCATTCAATTTCAACTTTTCAAAAGTCTCCTGTGCAACAGAAGCCGTTTGGGGACAACCTTCCAGGCTGATCATTTTTGCATCAGGACATGCACTGAAAAGATAGGCGGAACCCATTCCAAGAGAAGTGCCGAGTTCCAGAACAGAATCCGGCTGAACGAAGCGTACCAAGCGGTAGAGCAATTTCCCCCAACGTTCAGGCATGGCACTGTGTGTTAGTATATCTCTGACCTTTCTTTCATGATTACCCATCTGTCCGGAACCCGCACCGAAATCAGCGATTCTGATCATACGGTTATCGTACTTCAATTCATTGCGGCGTACCCTGATCTCATCAAATATGTAGAAATGAGACCGGTTCCTGATCACCTCTTCGATAAACCGGTAAACGAAAGGGGAATGAATGCCATGTCTGGTCCTGGCTTTAGACAGATAACGGATGTATTTGGCGACGGCATTCAATTGATCCATAATCGGAAATACGTACCGGAACTCCGGTACGATTTTCACCCGGTCAGAAATCCAGGCTAAGTGAAAGGTAAAACACTGGTTTTGATATCTCCCCATCTTCAATCCCCCAGGCCCAATCCGTTCTCAGGAAGTAACCCCAAACCCTGGCGCGTAGTCCGGCACCGTATCCGGCAACGATTGGCTCAATCTGCCGAAACAATGAAACGGTCACGGGCTTTTGGTAGATGGTTTTTGTATTCAAAGAATTGTCATTGGAGTATGGTGTTTTACCGGTCCAGGCTGTACCGATATCCCCGAAGGCAACCACCTGGAAGTTGTATAGAAAATCAGACTTGATGGGTCGCGTAAAGAAATAACGGAAGACCGGTATCCTGACTTCAGAGTTCAGCGCTGTAAAGCTTACCCCGTTTCTTACACCCTGGATAAAGCCCCTCATGTTGGTTGCCAATGTCTGGAAAACATACGGCTGACTGTAATCAATAGGAATGTCATTGTCAAACTTCGGGAACAACCAGTTGTCTACCCCACCCAGGTAATAGATCAGCTTTTGAGTTCCCATGGAAGTACTTGCACCGAAATGGTTGGCCCAAATGATCTCCCTGTGCAATTTCATATAATGCCTGAAATCCGCCCCGACCACAAAAATCCGTTGGTCCGTGGGGTTTAACCGTGCGATCACATCACCGCGCAGACTGCCCATGATGTCCAGGTTATTGTAATATTCTCCCCATATCTTCCACCTGCTTCCCAGCAACAGGTTCAGCCCTTTGCTTCGGGTGTTGTCAAACACCAGTTCCGAACGAATCCCCGCACGGTTGGTATTGATATTACCCACCTGCAAACTTCTGAAGTCAACGGCCTGGAACGCATTTCTATCATTCCTGTACACAAAAGTGAAACGTGCACTCAGCACTTCATTAAAGGGCCAATTCAAACGATAACTCAGCTCATGCATATGTGACCTCACCCTGGAGATATCTGATCCGAGAAGGAACGACTGACGATGAAATATGAGCTGCTTATCCAATCTGCCTTTCAGATTCTCGAAACTGAGCATGTATTCATTGCTGCTAAAATCTCCGGACAACCTGAACCCTCCGGTGATTTTATAATCTTCCATCACATCGGAAATTCCGAATTTAAACAGGGCATTCAGGTCAGACATATAGATCGCACCTCCTCCGGTAAATGTCTGGTAGTTCGAATTCAGGAAATTATTGTCGAGCTGGCTCACCAACTGGTTGACATAAAAGGTGCGCTCATAATTTCGCTGTATCGGCAATTTAAATTCCTTTCCATCGGCATCAGTGCTGTCTGCTGCTGCCGTCACTTGTTCCGGTTCTTCAGACTTCTCTTCCTTCTTATCTTTCTTACCTCTGTCATTCATGAAATCATAATTACTGATATTCACNNNNNNNNNNNNNNNCCTC contains:
- a CDS encoding cob(I)yrinic acid a,c-diamide adenosyltransferase, producing the protein MKIYTKKGDTGMTSLFGGSRLPKSHDRIEAYGTVDELNSMMGMLRDQDVATDQKAILLEIQDRLFTIGSHMATDLSKKNLHLPGVNLVDVEVLEKEIDNMEAELEPMKSFVLPGGHVSVSWCHLARCVCRRAERATVAITEEFSHKEVILAYLNRLSDYLFVLSRDWTRKLQVDEIPWKPRMQQD
- a CDS encoding class I SAM-dependent methyltransferase translates to MKIVPEFRYVFPIMDQLNAVAKYIRYLSKARTRHGIHSPFVYRFIEEVIRNRSHFYIFDEIRVRRNELKYDNRMIRIADFGAGSGQMGNHERKVRDILTHSAMPERWGKLLYRLVRFVQPDSVLELGTSLGMGSAYLFSACPDAKMISLEGCPQTASVAQETFEKLKLNAKIGIGEFSETLPDALAEISGLGLAFIDGNHRYEPTMKYFEACMPHVQEHSVLVFHDIHWSPGMEAAWNELREDSRVTVSLDLFHMGILFFRKEQTKEHFVLRY
- the secA gene encoding preprotein translocase subunit SecA, which produces MLGSVSNILKGILGNKSDRDIREVEPLVKKINEVYGTLQGISHDELRAKTVEFRQRLSEATRPMREGIEEHQKALNGPETLSVEEREKRYDDIDSLKEKIKVQTREELDALLPEAFAVIKETARRFKENPFIEVTATDMDRDLAAARSSVEIKDSKAVYANKWIAAGNEVTWDMLHYDVQLIGGIVLHQGKIAEMATGEGKTLVATLPVYLNALTGNGVHLVTVNDYLAKRDAEWMGVLFEFHGLKVDCIDKHRPNSEERKKAYRADVTYGTNNEFGFDYLRDNMAHSPGDLVQRDHAFAIVDEVDSVLVDDARTPLIISGPIPKADKHEFHDLKPRVEKLVSAQRAYINTALADAKKLLQAGGKENEKEGGMALLRCHRGLPKNKALIKYLSEPGVKSTLVSTENFYMQDQGKEMHKVDQELFFVIDEKHNTIELTEKGIDLITASGEDSNFFIMPDVGSEIAELEKASLPDQARAEKKGELMRDFTVKSERIHTLNQLLKAYTLFEKDVEYVIMDGKVKIVDEQTGRIMEGRRYSDGLHQAIEAKENVKVEAATQTYATITLQNYFRMYDKLAGMTGTAETEAGEFWEIYKLDVVVIPTNRPIQRKDMQDKVYKTKREKYNAVIEEVEELTKAGRPVLVGTTSVEISELLSRMLKIRNITHSVLNAKLHQKEAEVVLQAGLAGHVTIATNMAGRGTDIKLGPGVKDAGGLAIVATERHDSRRVDRQLRGRSGRQGDPGSSQFFVSLEDNLMRLFGSERIAKMMDRLGLEEGEVIQHSMITKSIERAQRKVEENNFGIRKRLLEYDDVMNSQREVVYKRRHHALFGERLSVDISNMVNDVCLSLIDEYQGYRDVEGFKLELLRVLFAEVDWSEEKFLQSKPDELASELYENVWGRYEEKSTVLAQKAFPVIKDVFENNGDKYENIVVPFSDGIKTLQIVCNLKEAYESSGKTLIRAFEKGTVLGLIDEEWKEHLREMDDLKSSVQNAVYEQKDPLLIYKLESFELFKQMLDRVNRDVVSFLFQGNLPVQDTAMAQAPPPPRQTEVNLKESRPEGLQSQGMPSHGQSAVAEAAVEAPPKAEPVRVEKKVGRNDACPCGSGKKYKHCHGKAS
- a CDS encoding ABC transporter ATP-binding protein produces the protein MIALRQIARHYVLGSELVKALQSVSVDIYRNDYVALMGPSGSGKSTLMNILGCLDTPTSGSYILNGTDVSRLSDNHLAEIRNKEIGFVFQTFNLLPRYTTLENVALPLVYAGVEKEERIRRVTEVLADVGLSDRANHKPNELSGGQRQRVAVARALVNRPSIILADEPTGNLDTKTSIEIMGLFEEIHSKGNTVILVTHEEDIAEHAHRIIRLRDGLIETDQQNSNIRKVSERKHIA
- a CDS encoding DUF2795 domain-containing protein, with translation MYWTLELASYLEDAPWPATKDELIDYGMRSGAPLEVIENLQEIEDEGEIYESIEEIWPDYPSKEDFFFNEDEY